A genome region from Cucurbita pepo subsp. pepo cultivar mu-cu-16 chromosome LG02, ASM280686v2, whole genome shotgun sequence includes the following:
- the LOC111787958 gene encoding probable carboxylesterase 18 yields the protein MSSSPEIPTSTLRLPWKHRLMLRLGTIATNTFCRSDFTINRWLTGILDRRSPPSSIPIDGVSSYDLLIDKSRNLWVRIFTPIDDVQSLPVIFYYHGGGFAFSYADSSLYHTTAHQFAKQLRAVVISVNYRLAPEFRFPCQYDDGFDALKFIDEIDDGTLPASADLGRSFILGESAGGNLGHHVAVRASEYAFKKLKLIGFIATQPFFGAEERTESEIRLCNQPPLSLKLTDWFWKAFLPVGSDRDHAAANVLGPNGRDISGVEKFPATVVLVGGFDLLQDGQRRYYEGLKRMGKEVKMVELPNAIHGFFCFPDLPEYSSMIQAVRDFIAAQWQNCKKEGLVI from the coding sequence atgtCGTCTTCCCCTGAAATTCCAACCTCAACGCTCCGTCTTCCATGGAAGCACCGTCTAATGCTCCGTCTCGGTACTATAGCCACCAACACCTTTTGCCGATCCGATTTCACCATCAACCGTTGGCTCACCGGAATCCTTGACCGGAGAAGCCCCCCCTCCTCCATACCAATAGACGGCGTTTCCTCTTACGATCTCCTCATCGACAAATCCCGCAACCTCTGGGTTCGAATCTTCACCCCCATCGACGATGTTCAATCCCTCCCGGTGATTTTCTATTACCATGGCGGCGGCTTCGCTTTCTCTTACGCTGATTCATCTCTTTACCACACCACCGCTCACCAATTCGCCAAACAACTACGCGCCGTCGTGATCTCCGTTAACTACCGCCTCGCTCCGGAGTTCCGATTCCCGTGCCAATACGACGACGGATTCGACGCATTGAAATTCATAGACGAAATCGATGATGGGACATTACCGGCGAGTGCAGATTTGGGGCGTAGCTTCATTTTGGGGGAAAGCGCCGGGGGGAATCTGGGGCACCACGTGGCAGTGAGAGCGAGCGAGTACGCATTCAAGAAACTGAAATTAATTGGGTTTATAGCGACGCAGCCGTTCTTCGGAGCAGAGGAAAGAACAGAGTCGGAGATTCGGCTATGCAATCAGCCGCCGTTGAGTCTGAAACTTACAGATTGGTTTTGGAAGGCGTTTTTGCCAGTTGGGTCAGATCGAGATCACGCGGCGGCGAATGTTCTCGGGCCGAACGGAAGGGACATTTCGGGAGTGGAGAAGTTTCCGGCGACGGTGGTGTTAGTGGGAGGGTTTGATTTGCTGCAGGATGGGCAGAGGAGGTATTACGAGGGGCTGAAGAGAATGGGAAAGGAAGTGAAGATGGTGGAGCTTCCAAACGCCATTCATGGCTTCTTTTGCTTCCCCGATCTGCCGGAATATTCCTCCATGATTCAGGCGGTGAGGGACTTCATCGCCGCCCAATGGCAAAACTGTAAAAAGGAAGGACTCGTAATTTAA